In one Gopherus evgoodei ecotype Sinaloan lineage chromosome 1, rGopEvg1_v1.p, whole genome shotgun sequence genomic region, the following are encoded:
- the BHLHE41 gene encoding class E basic helix-loop-helix protein 41 — protein MDEGIPRLQDRQLLEHVDFIGLDYPSLYLCKPKRGMKRDESKETYKLPHRLIEKKRRDRINECIAQLKDLLPEHLKLTTLGHLEKAVVLELTLKHLKALTALTEQQHQNIIALQNGERSVKSPIQCDLDAFHSGFQTCAKEVLQYLSRFESWTPREQRCAQLVNHLHAVSTQFLPSPQLLTPQVPVSKGSSSSSCAQDRTGQKLEAQTNCVPVIQRTHPPVELGGENDTDTDSGYGGESEGRPDREKGQAAGLPGVTIKQEPAGDEAPAPKRLKLDCSSATLPAAAAATLSPDHQAAAALLRPDAALLSSLMAFSGGGAAFGPQAAAAPLCLPFYFISPSAAAAYMQPLLDKSHLEKYLYPAAAPIPLLYSGIPAQTAAAFPCLSSVLTPADKANAAAAAAASALLPLDVVSAGHHLPHLFAAACETGPSLDSDLPSPEDLLQPGKESP, from the exons ATGGATGAAGGAATCCCTCGTTTGCAAGACAGGCAGTTGCTAGAACATGTGGATTTTATAGG ACTGGACTATCCATCCTTATATTTGTGCAAACCCAAAAGAGGCATGAAAAGAGACGAGAGTAAG GAAACATACAAACTGCCACATAGATTGATAGAAAAGAAGAGGCGAGACAGGATTAATGAATGCATTGCTCAGCTAAAAGATTTATTACCAGAGCATCTGAAATTGACG ACACTGGGGCATCTGGAGAAAGCTGTAGTTTTGGAATTAACTTTGAAACACTTGAAAGCTTTAACAGCCTTAACGGAGCAACAGCATCAGAATATAATTGCTTTACAGAATG GGGAGCGGTCTGTGAAGTCCCCCATTCAGTGCGACCTGGATGCTTTCCATTCGGGATTTCAAACGTGCGCCAAAGAAGTCTTGCAATACCTCTCCAGGTTTGAAAGCTGGACTCCCAGAGAGCAGAGATGTGCCCAGCTCGTAAACCATCTGCACGCGGTTTCCACTCAGTTCTTACCCAGCCCCCAGCTGTTGACTCCACAGGTCCCTGTGAGCAaaggatcctcctcctcctcctgtgcaCAAGATCGCACCGGGCAAAAGCTGGAGGCTCAGACTAACTGCGTCCCTGTCATCCAGCGGACTCACCCGCCCGTGGAGCTCGGCGGGGAGAACGACACAGACACGGATAGCGGCTATGGGGGGGAGAGCGAGGGCCGGCCGGATCGCGAGAAAGGCCAAGCGGCTGGGCTGCCCGGCGTGACTATCAAACAGGAGCCAGCCGGGGacgaggccccagcgcccaagagGCTGAAGCTGGATTGCAGCAGCGCCACGCTCCCTGCTGCAGCCGCCGCCACGCTGAGCCCGGATCAccaggcagctgctgccctgCTGAGACCCGACGCCgccctgctcagctccctcaTGGCCTTTAGCGGGGGCGGGGCTGCTTTTGGCCCGCAAGCCGCCGCCGCCCCCCTTTGCCTGCCCTTCTACTTCATCTCCCCCTCCGCGGCCGCGGCCTACATGCAGCCCTTGCTGGACAAGAGCCACCTGGAGAAATATCTGTACCCGGCCGCCGCCCCGATCCCTTTGCTCTACTCCGGAATCCCGGCCCAGACCGCCGCCGCCTTCCCCTGCCTGTCTTCGGTGCTGACGCCGGCTGATAAGGCGAACGCAGCTGCCGCCGCCGCTGCCTCGGCCCTTCTGCCTCTTGACGTGGTCTCTGCTGGGCAccacctgccccatctcttcGCTGCTGCCTGCGAGACTGGGCCCAGCCTGGACAGTGACCTTCCCTCCCCGGAAGATCTTTTGCAGCCCGGAAAGGAAAGCCCCTGA